In one Neobacillus sp. WH10 genomic region, the following are encoded:
- a CDS encoding methionine biosynthesis PLP-dependent protein: MYKIETKLAQIGNRSESATGTVNPPVYFSTAYRHSGIGQSTGFDYSRTGNPTRQLLEKTIADLESGDQGFACSSGMAAIFTILSLFQSGDEWLVSEDLYGGTYRLLEQGYKKWGLRCHYVNTCNPEEIESKITPHTKAIFLETPTNPLMQESDIAAVSEIAKRHGLLLIVDNTFYTPLLQQPIALGADIVIHSATKYLGGHNDVLAGLIVAKGKELCESLALYHNGAGGVLSPFDSWLLMRGMKTLSLRMDRHEKNAQKIVEFLSYHEAVTDVLYPGRGGMVSFRLKEESWINPFLQGLKLITFAESLGGTESFITYPATQTHADIPEEIRIQAGVCNRLLRFSVGIEDVQDLIFDLKEAFAHISEGVII, encoded by the coding sequence ATGTACAAAATTGAAACGAAACTTGCCCAAATTGGAAATCGCAGTGAATCAGCAACAGGAACTGTTAATCCGCCCGTTTATTTTTCAACGGCCTACCGCCATTCCGGAATTGGGCAATCAACTGGATTTGATTATTCACGAACCGGGAACCCAACACGCCAGCTCCTTGAAAAAACGATTGCTGATTTGGAAAGCGGTGACCAAGGATTTGCCTGCAGCTCAGGGATGGCAGCCATTTTCACGATCCTGTCTTTATTTCAATCTGGTGATGAATGGCTGGTGAGTGAGGATTTATATGGCGGCACGTACCGTTTACTAGAACAAGGCTATAAAAAATGGGGATTGAGATGCCACTATGTCAACACATGTAATCCGGAAGAGATTGAAAGTAAGATTACACCTCATACAAAGGCGATCTTTCTCGAGACTCCAACCAACCCCCTTATGCAGGAATCTGATATAGCCGCTGTTTCAGAAATTGCCAAGAGGCACGGACTATTACTGATTGTTGACAATACCTTCTATACTCCCCTTTTGCAGCAGCCCATTGCACTTGGAGCCGATATCGTTATTCATAGTGCAACGAAATATCTAGGGGGTCATAATGATGTTCTTGCTGGGCTTATTGTGGCGAAAGGGAAAGAACTCTGCGAATCACTGGCTCTTTATCATAATGGAGCCGGCGGAGTCCTAAGTCCATTCGATTCCTGGCTGTTAATGCGCGGCATGAAGACTTTGTCGCTTCGAATGGATAGGCATGAGAAAAATGCACAGAAAATCGTTGAATTTCTGTCCTATCATGAAGCTGTGACAGATGTCCTTTACCCTGGCCGTGGCGGAATGGTTTCCTTCCGATTAAAAGAAGAATCATGGATTAATCCATTTTTACAAGGCTTAAAGCTAATAACATTTGCGGAGAGCCTTGGCGGTACTGAGAGCTTTATTACTTATCCAGCAACACAGACACATGCCGATATCCCTGAAGAAATTAGGATCCAAGCAGGCGTGTGCAATAGGTTATTGCGTTTTTCTGTTGGAATTGAGGATGTACAGGATTTAATTTTTGACCTTAAGGAAGCTTTTGCTCATATCAGTGAAGGAGTGATTATTTGA
- a CDS encoding nucleoside-diphosphate sugar epimerase/dehydratase produces MTYKQRLSLFFSLDSLIVLSAIFFSRFLVNATVHVITPPIVVTSLALIMSHHILSLILKLYKKVWEYASIGELLVIFKVVTFSIFVAAFIQKILTNEIQFRLLVVTWSLHLLFIVSSRFCWRLYRDSFMNKTENKKRTLIVGAGAAGTMVARQLLKNQEADLLPIGFIDDDIHKQKLDILGMPVVGGVRSIKEVVPNLRIENIIIAIPSLSRRELTTIFQECIKTSAKTQILPMLEDLVTGKLSVSQFRDVQVEDLLGRKQIELDIASISKYLKGKTVLVTGAGGSIGSEICRQICRFNPKKLILLGHGENSIYSIDMELKEIYSGLPIEFITEIADLQDAEKMESVVRVHKPDVVYHAAAHKHVPLMELNPEEAVKNNVIGTMNVAKAANLYGVKTFVMISTDKAVNPTSVMGSTKRLAEMIVQSMDKGSSTKFVTVRFGNVLGSRGSVIPLFKRQIEQGGPVTVTHPEMVRYFMTIPEASRLVIQAGALAKGGEIFVLDMGEPVKIVDLAKNLIILSGNSVEDIGIKFTGIRSGEKLFEELLKEDEEQEKQIYPQIYIGKTSKLYIQEIEEFLSFFSGMKKEEIRERLIQLTNQQEGKSKVSVSI; encoded by the coding sequence ATGACTTATAAACAAAGGCTGTCATTATTTTTCTCTTTGGATTCATTGATTGTCTTATCAGCAATTTTTTTTAGCAGATTTTTAGTAAATGCTACTGTCCATGTCATTACACCTCCGATAGTTGTAACTTCTTTAGCACTCATCATGAGTCACCACATCCTTTCATTAATTCTAAAACTTTATAAAAAAGTATGGGAATATGCCAGCATCGGAGAACTATTAGTAATTTTTAAGGTGGTTACTTTTTCTATATTTGTAGCTGCTTTTATACAGAAAATTTTAACTAATGAAATACAATTTAGGTTGCTGGTTGTTACTTGGTCACTTCATTTATTATTTATTGTTAGTTCTCGGTTTTGTTGGAGATTGTACCGTGATTCCTTTATGAACAAGACAGAGAATAAAAAGAGAACGCTCATTGTAGGTGCCGGAGCAGCAGGAACAATGGTTGCGAGGCAGCTGCTAAAAAATCAAGAAGCAGATCTTCTTCCGATTGGATTTATTGATGATGACATTCATAAACAAAAATTGGATATTTTAGGAATGCCGGTTGTTGGCGGGGTGCGGTCCATAAAAGAAGTAGTCCCAAACCTACGTATCGAAAATATTATTATTGCTATTCCTTCATTAAGTAGAAGAGAGCTAACTACTATTTTTCAAGAATGTATAAAAACTTCTGCTAAAACTCAAATTCTTCCGATGCTGGAAGATTTGGTAACTGGAAAGCTTTCAGTTAGTCAATTCCGAGACGTCCAGGTGGAAGACCTTTTAGGCAGGAAACAAATAGAACTTGATATTGCATCGATTTCAAAATACCTAAAAGGTAAAACGGTGTTGGTTACTGGTGCCGGCGGATCTATTGGCTCAGAAATTTGCCGCCAAATATGCCGATTTAATCCAAAAAAATTAATTCTATTAGGACATGGAGAAAACAGTATTTATTCAATTGATATGGAACTAAAAGAAATCTATAGTGGATTGCCTATCGAATTTATAACAGAAATTGCTGATTTACAAGATGCGGAGAAAATGGAATCGGTTGTAAGGGTTCATAAGCCAGATGTTGTTTATCATGCTGCAGCACACAAACATGTACCTCTGATGGAACTCAACCCTGAAGAAGCAGTAAAGAATAATGTGATTGGCACGATGAATGTGGCGAAGGCAGCCAATTTGTATGGAGTTAAAACCTTCGTTATGATTTCCACTGATAAAGCAGTTAATCCAACTAGTGTTATGGGTTCAACGAAAAGACTGGCAGAAATGATTGTTCAGTCTATGGATAAAGGGAGCAGTACAAAGTTTGTCACCGTTCGCTTCGGCAATGTATTGGGGAGCAGAGGAAGCGTTATTCCATTATTTAAAAGGCAAATTGAACAGGGTGGCCCTGTTACTGTAACTCATCCAGAAATGGTTCGTTATTTCATGACAATACCTGAAGCTTCAAGACTTGTAATTCAGGCTGGTGCCCTGGCCAAGGGCGGGGAGATCTTTGTACTGGATATGGGGGAGCCTGTTAAAATTGTCGACCTTGCTAAAAATCTCATTATATTATCCGGAAACTCTGTAGAGGATATCGGGATAAAATTCACCGGAATCAGATCGGGAGAAAAGCTATTTGAAGAGCTATTAAAAGAAGATGAAGAACAGGAAAAACAAATTTACCCGCAAATTTATATTGGTAAAACCTCAAAACTATATATTCAAGAAATTGAAGAGTTCCTTTCATTCTTCTCTGGCATGAAAAAAGAGGAAATTAGGGAAAGGCTTATTCAGCTTACTAATCAACAAGAGGGAAAGTCAAAAGTTTCTGTCTCAATTTAA
- a CDS encoding helix-turn-helix domain-containing protein, giving the protein MIGNRIKKLRKQKGYSLTGLAELANVSKSYLSNIERSLNKNPSIHFLMKIAKPLDVSIEYLLTGIDKAEDQLNNNGKVLLDNEWKRIIEKAINDGMNKEDFREYINFIKFKNWEKNNKNNKN; this is encoded by the coding sequence ATGATTGGAAACCGAATTAAGAAACTAAGGAAACAAAAAGGCTATTCCCTTACAGGGCTAGCTGAACTTGCCAATGTCTCTAAATCCTATTTGAGCAATATTGAGCGGAGTCTTAATAAAAATCCATCTATTCATTTTTTAATGAAAATAGCGAAACCTTTAGATGTTTCGATTGAATATTTACTTACTGGAATCGACAAAGCAGAAGATCAATTGAATAATAATGGGAAAGTGCTTTTGGATAATGAGTGGAAGCGAATAATTGAAAAGGCTATTAATGATGGGATGAATAAAGAGGATTTTAGAGAATATATCAACTTTATTAAATTTAAAAACTGGGAAAAAAATAATAAGAATAACAAAAACTGA